In Polyangiaceae bacterium, the genomic window GGCAGCTCCCTCACCAGGTACACGTCGCTCGACCTGAGCTTGTCCAGGAGCGCCAGGCGTGCCTCGGTCTCGAGGCTCGGGAAGAGCGCGAAGCGACCCAGCACCAGCAGCGGGCAGAAGGTCAGAAGCCAGACGCAGGCGCGCGCGCCGAAGCTGACGCGGGCCGGCGCGAGGGCGATGAGCTGGTCCAGGAAGCGGTCGAGCGGCACGTCACTCGCGCCGAGCGCGAGGCCGCCGGGGGTGCCGCTCGGCAGGATGGTCGCCCAGATGGCGGCGAGCCAGCGGCGTTCGAAGGACCACCAGTTCAAGGCGGCAGCGAATGTAGCAGGTCAGAGCGTGGCTCGCTGAACCGTTCCGGCCATCGAGTCGGCGATCAAGAGCGAGCCGCCCGAGATGGCCAAACCTCGCGGGTACTGGAAGCCACCGAGGTTCACGATGCCCCCGCCGGTGAGGTTCTTCGGGCGTACGTAGATCCGGCCGTTGACACCGCGGTGGCCCATGTAGACGCAGGTCGGCGAGAGCGCGATGCCCTCCGCGCCGGAGATCACGAGCACCTGCTCCAGCGCGCCGCCGGCGCGGGGAACGCGATACACGGCGTCGGGGGGCGTCGCCGTACCGGTCGGGGTACGCACGCTGAAGTACACGTGGGTCGCGTCCAGCGCGATGCTCACCGCGCTCCAGTTGCCGCCCAGGGGGTTCGCCTTGTTCGTGAGGGGCTGCGAGCTCCCGCCGCTCTTCGGGCCGCGGTGGACGCCGCCCGCGAGCGTGACCCAGAACACGTCCGACTCGCCGAGCGCGATGGCGTAGGCGCCGGCGGAGGCGTAGAGGTTCTCGTTGCTGCCACCCCCGGCGCGGCGGCGGATGCCGACGTCGGACGCCCAGTAGACGTGCGTCGAGTCCGCCGCGACGGTCTGGATGCCGGTCTGACCGGAGGTGACGACCGTGAACTGGTTGTTGTTCAAGTCGACGTGCCTGAGCTCGCTGCGGCCTTGATCTGCCCAGTACAGATCCGTGCCGGCGACCGCGACGCCCTCGATTTGCGTCGGTGCGATGTCCGTGTGCAGCGGGACGGCTGTCCCGCCGGCGACCGGCACGCGCATGATCGAGAGGTCGGTGCTGAAGTAGACGTTGCCGCCGGACACGACCGGGTACTCCGGGTTCGGCGTCGCCGTGGTGAGCAGCGTCGGCGAGGTCGGCGCGGGACAGCCGGTGCTACCGCCGGTGCTCGCGTCCGCTCCGCCGCCGCCGCCGGTGCTGGCGTCCAGACCGCCGCTGCCGCCGGAGCCCGCGCTGCCGCCGGAGCCCGCGCTGCCGCCGGAGCCCGCGCTGCCGCCGCTCGCGCCGGCGCTACCGCCGGCCCCAGCGCCGCCACCGCTCCCGCCGGCCCCACCGCTCGTCGCTCCGCCCACTGTGCTTCCGGCTGCGCCGCCGCTGCTCTCGGCGCTGAACTCCTCGCCGCCACAAGCGTATGCCGAGAGGAGCGCGAGCCCGAACCACGCCGAAATCCACTGCCGCATCGATGCAGATTACGTCGGTCCGGTTGACGAAGCCAGGACCAGCGGTCAGGCTCCGCGCGTGCGCTGGGCGTTGTTGCTCGTCCTGTCGGTGATCTCCGTCGCTGGCTGCTCCGACGAGTCCGAGAGCGGCGGCAGCGGCGGGCAAGGCGGCGCCTCCTGCGCCGGCGACACCTTCAGCGCCGGGCTCCAGAGGACCGGCAAGAGCGGCAAGCTGACGGTCACGCTGGAGTCCGCGGATCCGGCGCCGCCGCAGAAGGGCGACAATCGCTGGACCATCCGCGTGACCGACCCGGCCGGGGCGGCGATCTCGGACGCGACCGTCACGGTCACGCCCTTCATGCCCGAGCACGGGCACGGCACCAGCGTGCAGGCGGTGGTCACCCCGAAGAGCGACGGTCGCTACGAGCTGTTCCCGGTGAACCTCCTGATGCCGGGCAAGTGGGAGATCACGCTCGACGTCGGCCTGCCCGGTGGGCAGAGCGACAGCGTGGTCTACACCTTCTGCGTCGAGGGCTGATCAGTTCGCCTTCGCCACGCTGGAGGTCACACACGCCGCGGGCACCGCGTCGATGGTCTTCTGAAAGCCGAGGGGCGGCGTGGCCGCGGCGCTCGGCGTCCACTCCAGAGCCACGCTCGCCTTGCCGCGGTTCGGCAACAGCTCGAGCCGCTCCACCGCGTCGCGCTCGGCGGCGCCGAGATGTCCGCTCTGGACCAGATCGTCGAGCACGTCGCGGCCGATGGGCTCGATGTGGACGCGCAAGCTGACGCGGTCCGGCGCGCCGGCGATGAGCTCGCTCCCGGCGGGGTAGCGGTGGGAGAGGTGCGTGATGAAGTAGTCGGGGTGCTTGGGGTCGAAGCTGACGGGGCCCGGGATGGTGCTCGGTTCGAGCTCCGCCACCTGCCAGAACATGTGCGCGTCCTTGCCGTCCGCCCCGATCGCTCTGTCGCGCAGCAGCCAGAGCGCGGGATCGGGGTCGCTGGTCACGGCCTCGGTCACGGGCACGTCCCCGCTCTCGTAGAGCAAGCTGCTGCCAGACCAGGCGCCGATCTCGACCCAGACCCGGCGGTCTTGCGCAGCACCGCTCGGGAAATGGTGGCCAGCCGCGACGTTCTCCAGCGTGACGTGCAAGGACGCCACGCCCGGCAGCTGGCGCACACACAGCTCGAAGCGCAGCGTCTGGTCGAGCTCGTGCTCGATCAGCGCCTGCTGCGCCGCGCGCTCCGGGAAGTCGGTGATGGCCCGATCCACTCCGGGCCAGGTGTGGGCGTGTACGCGCCGGAGCGGCACTCCATCGACGTCGGCGGCGACGTCGTCCCGCCCGGTCATGTGGCAGCCGCCGCAGGTCAGGCCGCCCTGGGACGGCGGTCGATTGAACACGGTCCCCTGCCACTCGGCGAAGGTGCGCTCCAGGTGGACCGGCGCCGGCGCCGGTGGTGACGGCAAGACGATGTCGTGGCAGGCGCCGCACAGGCTCGCGCTCTCGAGCGCCTCGCGATCGTGGAGCTTCGAGTACTTCGAGCCGTGCGCGGAATTCCGTGTGGGGTTCGCGATGCCGCCGCGCAGCGTGGTGTCGTTGGCCAGCCGGAGCGGCGCGTTGTGGCTGCCCTGGACCTCGACCACGTTGTGGCAGAAGTAGCAGGTGACGCCCTTGAGCGAGGCGTCGAGCTCGTCCAGGTTCAGGCCGTCCGCGGTCGCGCCCTCGCGCACCGCCATGGGCGCGTGGCAATTGACGCAGAAGGTGCCGAGCGCCCCTTGGGTCTCTTCTTGCCCGCGGCGGTTCATGGCGCGGAACACCGGATCTTCGGCGGCGTAGGCGTGCATGCTGCCGGACCACTCCTGGTAGTGGCGAGAGTGGCAGCCCTTGCAGGTCTCCGGGCTCATGAGCTCGGCACGGCTGAGGGCCTTCTGCGCCACCTCGGCGTCGTCGCCGCAGGCGGCGACCGAGAGCGCGAGGAGCGGGAGCGCCCGCTTCACCGCTCGGCTCCCTGGGCGATCCAGGTGCGGATGGCGCAGCGCTCGCCGCTCGAGAGGGGTTTGCCCGGAGGCATGCTCCAAGCATGACCCGTCGCGTCCAGGCGCACGACCAGCTCGCTGCAGGCGGGATCGCCGGGCACGATTCGGCCTTCGCTGGTGAGCTCGGCAAAAGAGCCATCCGCGTCGGCGAAGGTCAGCCCGCCCTTGTCTCCGGCCGGGCCGTGGCAGCTTCCACCGGAGGTCGCGCACTTCTTGCTCAGGGTCTGGGCGTAGATCTGATCGAACTCCGGCGCGTAGAGCGGCGCGCAGGTCGCGGGCAGATCGCCGAGGCAGGCGGGGCGCGGGTCGGCGTCCTCCGAGCAGCCGACGAGCACGAGCAGGCACGCCAGGCGCTTCACCGCTCACCACACCGGAGTGCGGGGGAAGTCCACGTCGCCGGAGACGTTCGTCTCGATGGCGCTCATCACCGCGAGCGCGGTGCGCTCGCACCAGGGCGGCGCCACGATCTGCACGCCGACCGGCAGCCCCGCGCTCTGCTCGTCGATGCGGCGCGCGAGCCGGCCGAGCTGACCCTTGGCGCGATCGCGCCGCGCTTCGGCGCCGTGGACCCGCGTGACCGGGACCACGCCGGCGACGAAGCCGACGGCGTTCCAGGGTAGGCAATACGACGAAGCGACCAGGAAGTCCGCCGAGAGGCCGTGAGGCAGAGCCGGCGTGGCGTAGGGGGGACAGAGCAGCGCGTCGATGCCGGCGCTGCGCCAGGCCTCGAGCATGACGTGCTTTGCCGCGTCGAGCCGCTCGCACAGGGCTTGATACTCGCCCACGCTCCGCTCGCCGATGCAGGCGATGAGCCGGGCGAGCTCCTTGTCCCCGGAGAGCTCGGCGACCTTGCGCAGCGCCGCGCGCACCGCGCCCGGCGCGCGCACCAGCTTGTGCAGCGAGCGCAGCGACTCCGCGACCTGACCACTGCCGAGGGCCGCCAGCATGGCGTGCCCGCCTTCCGCGCCGAACAGCGCGGCGGTGTCGAAGAACAGCTCGGCGAGTCCCGGCGGCGAGAACGGGACGACCGTCACACCCGCCGCGCGCAGGGCGTCGCTCGCCCGCTCGAGGGCGCCGACCAGCGCGCTCGAGGGGCTCAGGAGCTCGTTGTCCTTGAAGACCCCCACCGAC contains:
- a CDS encoding FixH family protein, whose translation is MRWALLLVLSVISVAGCSDESESGGSGGQGGASCAGDTFSAGLQRTGKSGKLTVTLESADPAPPQKGDNRWTIRVTDPAGAAISDATVTVTPFMPEHGHGTSVQAVVTPKSDGRYELFPVNLLMPGKWEITLDVGLPGGQSDSVVYTFCVEG